The following proteins come from a genomic window of Anaerobutyricum hallii:
- a CDS encoding MATE family efflux transporter produces MNSKSNTQAMETEKVPRLLAQLAIPAVVAQVINLLYNIVDRIYIGHISGVGAAALTGVGLFTPILMLINAFAMLAGSGGAPRAAIFMGKKDNKTAEKILGNCFALLIVMAVALTAIFFIFAPQLLTLFGASDKTLPYGVAYARIYILGSIFVLIVMGMNPFITTQGFAKISMMTTVIGAVINIILDPIFIFGFNLGVRGAAIATVLSQAVGAIWILRFLSGKKTILHLRKENFKLQKDIILPCLALGISTFVMLSTESILSVSFTFSLSRYGGDLAVGAMTIITSVSQLATLPLQGICQGGQPIMSYNFGARNKERVKKAFFTQFTVCIVFTSCFWLIMLLFPKLFAGIFSNNTDLITYTTWALRIYMAGIFSLGFQVACQQSFMALGQAKVSLLLACLRKLILLIPLIFILPCFIQNKVFAVFLAEPISDILAAIITTLTFFSRFNKILDRQ; encoded by the coding sequence ATGAATAGTAAGTCTAATACACAGGCGATGGAAACGGAAAAAGTACCACGTCTTTTAGCACAGCTCGCAATTCCGGCTGTTGTTGCACAGGTTATCAATCTTTTATATAACATTGTAGACCGTATTTACATTGGACATATTTCCGGTGTTGGTGCGGCAGCATTAACCGGTGTCGGATTATTTACCCCTATTCTTATGCTGATTAATGCATTTGCTATGCTCGCTGGCTCTGGAGGAGCTCCGCGTGCGGCTATTTTTATGGGGAAGAAAGATAATAAGACAGCGGAGAAGATTCTTGGAAACTGCTTTGCTCTTCTCATTGTTATGGCTGTGGCACTTACAGCGATTTTCTTTATTTTTGCCCCACAGCTGCTAACGTTGTTTGGTGCCAGTGATAAGACACTTCCTTATGGAGTGGCATACGCAAGAATTTATATTCTCGGAAGCATTTTTGTTTTGATCGTGATGGGAATGAATCCATTTATTACGACACAGGGATTTGCAAAGATCAGTATGATGACGACTGTAATTGGTGCTGTAATTAACATCATTCTTGATCCGATTTTTATCTTTGGATTTAATCTGGGAGTAAGAGGTGCTGCGATTGCTACGGTTTTAAGTCAGGCGGTCGGTGCGATATGGATTCTTCGTTTCTTATCCGGAAAGAAGACCATTCTTCATCTTAGAAAAGAAAACTTTAAATTGCAGAAAGACATTATCTTACCTTGTCTTGCACTTGGTATTTCTACCTTTGTCATGTTATCTACAGAAAGTATCCTGTCTGTCAGCTTCACGTTCAGCCTTTCAAGGTATGGCGGGGATCTTGCTGTTGGAGCTATGACAATTATTACAAGTGTCAGCCAGCTTGCCACATTACCATTACAGGGAATCTGTCAGGGTGGACAGCCAATTATGAGTTATAACTTCGGCGCAAGGAATAAAGAGCGTGTAAAAAAAGCATTTTTTACACAATTTACAGTCTGTATAGTCTTTACTAGCTGCTTCTGGCTGATTATGCTTTTGTTTCCGAAACTGTTTGCAGGAATCTTTTCTAATAATACAGATTTGATTACGTACACTACATGGGCATTGAGAATTTACATGGCTGGTATTTTCTCCCTTGGATTTCAGGTTGCCTGCCAGCAGAGCTTTATGGCATTGGGACAGGCGAAGGTTAGTCTGCTGCTTGCCTGCCTTAGAAAGCTGATCCTGTTGATTCCGTTAATCTTTATTCTACCATGTTTTATTCAGAATAAAGTATTTGCCGTTTTTCTGGCTGAACCAATCAGTGATATACTGGCTGCGATAATTACAACATTAACTTTCTTTAGCCGGTTTAATAAAATTTTGGATAGACAGTAG
- a CDS encoding MATE family efflux transporter, with the protein MNAKERSDFTQGSILKKMIPFMMPILGALVLQAAYGAVDLLVVGRFGTTAGLSAVSTGSQILNLVTFVITQLAMGITVLIARYIGEKHTSQIGELLGGATTVFTMIAVVLFVVMVFFAKPLAVLMQAPKEALMLTSVYVRICGGGIFFIVAYNVLSAIFRGLGDSRSPLIFVAVACVVNVVGDLVLVAGFHLDAAGAAIATVLAQAVSVVLALLMLKRRQLPFKITKKDFRFNSQCKRFLTVGIPLALQEFLTQMSFLALCAFINKLGLEASSGYGVACKIVNFAMLIPSALMQSMASFVSQNVGAGKEDRAKKAMFTGIGIGLIVGIVVFISVWFFGDVLTSIFTTDEAVVQKGFEYLKGFAPETILTAILFSMIGYFNGHEKTLWVMIQGLIQTLLVRLPLAYFMSIQPDASLTNIGLAAPVATCFGIILNVIFFLHMTRKMKKV; encoded by the coding sequence ATGAATGCAAAAGAAAGATCAGATTTTACACAGGGAAGTATATTAAAGAAGATGATTCCATTCATGATGCCGATACTTGGAGCGCTTGTACTTCAGGCAGCCTATGGTGCGGTGGACCTTCTGGTCGTGGGCAGATTTGGAACAACAGCCGGGTTATCAGCAGTTTCAACGGGCAGTCAGATTCTTAATCTTGTAACATTTGTGATAACGCAGTTAGCAATGGGAATTACTGTTCTTATTGCAAGGTATATCGGTGAGAAGCATACAAGTCAAATAGGGGAACTGCTTGGTGGAGCAACGACAGTGTTTACTATGATAGCTGTTGTACTTTTTGTGGTGATGGTGTTTTTTGCAAAGCCGTTGGCTGTTCTTATGCAGGCTCCTAAAGAAGCGCTTATGCTTACGTCAGTGTATGTAAGGATTTGCGGGGGAGGTATTTTCTTTATTGTTGCTTATAACGTTCTTTCTGCTATATTCAGAGGGCTGGGAGACAGCAGGTCTCCGCTTATATTTGTTGCGGTTGCCTGCGTGGTAAATGTCGTAGGTGATCTTGTACTTGTTGCAGGATTCCATCTTGATGCCGCAGGAGCCGCAATTGCTACAGTGCTTGCCCAGGCGGTCAGTGTGGTGCTGGCTCTTTTGATGCTTAAAAGAAGACAGCTGCCATTTAAAATAACAAAAAAAGATTTCAGGTTTAATAGTCAATGTAAAAGATTCCTGACAGTTGGGATTCCTCTTGCGCTTCAGGAATTTCTTACCCAGATGTCATTTCTTGCACTGTGTGCATTTATAAATAAGTTAGGGCTGGAAGCTTCTTCAGGATATGGGGTTGCCTGTAAGATAGTAAACTTTGCCATGCTGATACCAAGTGCACTTATGCAGTCGATGGCTTCTTTTGTATCACAGAATGTTGGTGCCGGTAAGGAGGATAGAGCAAAGAAAGCGATGTTTACCGGAATAGGAATCGGATTAATTGTTGGAATCGTTGTTTTCATAAGTGTATGGTTCTTTGGTGATGTGCTTACATCGATATTCACAACGGATGAAGCGGTTGTGCAAAAGGGGTTTGAATATCTTAAGGGGTTTGCTCCGGAAACCATTCTTACGGCAATTCTTTTTTCTATGATAGGTTACTTTAACGGACATGAAAAGACGTTGTGGGTTATGATTCAGGGACTTATCCAGACGCTTCTTGTAAGACTGCCACTTGCATATTTTATGAGTATACAGCCGGATGCCAGCCTTACTAATATAGGGCTTGCAGCTCCTGTTGCAACATGCTTTGGAATTATATTAAATGTAATCTTTTTCCTTCACATGACAAGGAAAATGAAAAAGGTATAA
- a CDS encoding MarR family winged helix-turn-helix transcriptional regulator has product MTKDKIKEVMDACYQAKRIRDMLPALPGGVTPSHIHYLDTLRKLEKMEGKVKVSDMSENLGLPRPSVTKTVKDMEKLGFVEKETTETDGRFVYIKTTRTGRDLVDKYVDEYFGNLSEDLGGITDEDADKMIEVVEKLYIVMSNRK; this is encoded by the coding sequence ATGACAAAAGATAAGATAAAGGAAGTTATGGATGCCTGTTATCAGGCAAAGAGGATAAGAGATATGCTTCCGGCATTGCCTGGCGGAGTGACACCATCCCATATTCACTATCTGGATACTCTTAGAAAGTTAGAAAAAATGGAAGGTAAGGTAAAAGTCAGTGATATGAGTGAGAACCTTGGACTTCCGAGACCAAGCGTAACGAAAACCGTAAAAGATATGGAGAAGCTTGGATTTGTCGAGAAAGAAACAACAGAAACGGACGGAAGGTTTGTTTATATTAAGACGACCAGGACAGGAAGAGACCTGGTTGATAAATATGTTGATGAGTATTTTGGTAATCTTTCGGAAGATCTTGGAGGGATTACGGATGAAGATGCAGATAAGATGATTGAAGTAGTAGAAAAGCTCTATATAGTCATGAGTAACAGGAAGTAA
- a CDS encoding alpha/beta hydrolase: MRNLMILFPGIGYHCDKPILYYGKKIAVMNGYTDCISLSYSYDGKNLRDNAAEMEKAFNSLYEQAEKQLNGVEFNQYDEILFVSKSIGTVIAAAYARKHSIKCRMIFYTPLAQTYSYDVEEGIAFIGMKDPWSDVDEVIHASRKQRIPIYVYEDANHSLETGQVIQDLDILKDVMIKTNNYLSVEKH; this comes from the coding sequence ATGAGAAACCTTATGATTTTATTCCCGGGAATAGGGTATCATTGTGATAAACCTATATTGTATTATGGAAAAAAGATTGCCGTAATGAATGGGTATACAGATTGTATCAGCCTGTCATATTCTTATGATGGAAAGAATCTTCGAGATAATGCTGCTGAGATGGAAAAAGCTTTTAACAGTTTGTATGAACAGGCAGAAAAACAGCTCAATGGAGTGGAATTTAATCAGTACGATGAAATTCTGTTTGTCTCTAAAAGTATAGGGACCGTCATTGCAGCAGCATATGCCAGGAAGCACAGTATAAAATGCAGAATGATTTTTTACACACCACTGGCACAGACATACTCTTATGATGTGGAAGAAGGGATTGCCTTTATCGGAATGAAAGATCCATGGAGTGATGTGGATGAGGTAATTCACGCAAGCCGGAAGCAGAGGATACCGATTTATGTATATGAGGATGCCAACCATTCCCTGGAGACAGGACAGGTAATACAAGATCTGGATATATTGAAAGACGTAATGATAAAAACAAATAACTATCTTTCAGTGGAAAAACATTGA
- a CDS encoding heavy-metal-associated domain-containing protein — MIKTTIKVTGMACTMCEAHINEAVRNAFSVKKVKSSHSKGETVILSEEPLDEAALRKTIEVTGYTTGEMTSASYKKNGLFSFWKK; from the coding sequence ATGATTAAGACAACAATAAAGGTTACTGGTATGGCTTGTACCATGTGCGAAGCACATATTAACGAAGCAGTTCGGAATGCATTTTCAGTGAAAAAAGTGAAATCGAGCCATTCCAAAGGAGAAACAGTCATTCTATCGGAAGAACCCTTAGATGAAGCAGCACTCCGAAAAACTATTGAAGTCACCGGTTATACTACCGGAGAAATGACTTCCGCCTCATACAAGAAAAATGGGCTTTTTTCTTTTTGGAAAAAATAA
- a CDS encoding Crp/Fnr family transcriptional regulator: MKKYLPILKNSPFFKGLSDSEILSILQCVNATTISRKRDSYIFRAGDSTEVMGLVVSGCVLIIQEDLWGHRNILSKCHAGDFFGEPYAASPGAVLNISVVADEDCEIILLHVQRLLISCPTACEHHQKLIRNLVSVLANKILILNDKITHVGKRTTRDKLLSYLSAESIRHSSLSFDIPFDRQQLADYLCIDRAAMSTEISKLQKEGFIKTNRKHFELTVYRNDN, encoded by the coding sequence TTGAAAAAATATTTACCTATTTTAAAAAACAGCCCTTTCTTTAAAGGTCTTTCTGATAGCGAGATCTTATCTATACTTCAATGTGTAAATGCCACAACAATTTCTAGAAAACGAGATTCTTATATTTTCAGAGCAGGAGATTCTACCGAGGTAATGGGACTTGTGGTGTCTGGCTGCGTTCTTATCATTCAGGAAGATCTCTGGGGACATCGGAATATTCTGTCGAAATGTCATGCCGGTGATTTCTTTGGTGAGCCATATGCGGCCAGTCCGGGGGCTGTTCTAAATATTAGCGTGGTAGCGGATGAGGATTGTGAGATTATTCTTTTACATGTCCAAAGACTTCTGATATCCTGTCCAACTGCGTGTGAACATCATCAGAAGCTGATTCGTAATCTGGTCAGTGTCCTCGCAAACAAGATACTGATTCTTAACGACAAGATTACGCATGTAGGTAAGCGAACTACCAGGGATAAACTGTTATCTTATCTGTCAGCAGAATCAATCAGACATTCGTCCCTATCCTTTGATATTCCTTTTGACCGGCAGCAGTTAGCAGATTACCTTTGCATTGATCGTGCAGCAATGTCTACAGAGATATCAAAATTACAAAAAGAAGGATTTATAAAAACAAATAGAAAACACTTTGAATTGACAGTATATAGGAATGATAATTAG
- a CDS encoding AAA family ATPase, with product MGNYLNPGNSGFSNMRNDVYVDKTEMIRLINQTINTPRNLTCISRPRRFGKSFAAKMLCAYYDKTCDSKELFDDLRIAKADEYLKYLNKYDVIYLDMASVLGVTSPEDAVSYVKRNITEEVLEIYPEVKEAEALFDTLANLVTYTGNKIIMIIDEWDSPIRENGKKIEIQREYLLFLRSLFKNSGTTDKIFAAVYMTGILPIKKDGSQSAISDFEELTMVKPRKFAPYVGFTEQEVKDLCREYQIDFSKMKLWYDGYSFPNANSIYNPNSVMKALRNDDFDSYWSQTSAAESLMEYISLDYGGLSKTIAELIGGIEVEVDTRGFSNDLVTFREKDDVLTLLIHLGYLAYDKDSEKVHIPNEEIKQEFSRTIRGVRRNETIQRVRESDQIISDTVHLNADAVAAQIEKIHTEETTALFYNNEQTLRSVIEKYGK from the coding sequence ATGGGAAATTATCTGAATCCGGGGAACAGTGGTTTCTCAAATATGAGAAATGATGTTTATGTTGATAAAACAGAAATGATAAGACTGATCAATCAAACAATCAACACGCCACGAAATCTGACATGTATTAGCAGACCAAGACGTTTTGGAAAGTCATTTGCAGCTAAAATGTTATGTGCATATTATGATAAGACTTGTGATTCTAAAGAGTTGTTTGATGATCTTAGAATTGCAAAAGCGGATGAATACTTAAAATACCTGAACAAGTATGATGTGATTTACCTGGATATGGCTAGTGTTCTTGGTGTGACATCACCAGAAGATGCAGTCTCCTATGTAAAGCGAAATATAACGGAAGAAGTTCTGGAGATTTATCCGGAAGTAAAAGAAGCCGAGGCATTGTTTGATACGTTGGCAAATCTGGTGACTTATACAGGAAATAAAATTATCATGATTATTGATGAGTGGGATTCACCGATTCGTGAAAATGGTAAAAAGATAGAAATACAAAGAGAGTATCTGTTATTTTTACGCTCTTTATTTAAAAATAGTGGAACGACGGATAAGATTTTTGCAGCAGTATATATGACAGGAATTCTGCCGATTAAAAAAGATGGATCACAGTCTGCGATTTCTGATTTTGAAGAATTGACGATGGTAAAACCGAGAAAGTTTGCGCCATATGTAGGATTTACAGAGCAGGAAGTAAAGGATTTATGTAGAGAGTATCAAATAGATTTTTCAAAGATGAAGTTATGGTATGATGGATATTCATTTCCGAATGCAAACTCTATTTATAATCCGAATTCGGTCATGAAAGCACTTAGAAATGATGATTTCGATTCTTACTGGTCACAGACATCGGCAGCCGAGAGCCTGATGGAATATATCAGTCTTGATTATGGTGGGCTTTCTAAGACGATTGCAGAATTGATCGGCGGTATTGAAGTAGAAGTTGATACAAGGGGATTTTCAAATGATCTGGTGACATTTAGAGAGAAAGATGATGTGTTGACTTTGTTGATTCATTTAGGATATCTGGCTTATGATAAAGATTCAGAAAAAGTGCATATTCCGAACGAGGAAATCAAGCAGGAATTTTCAAGGACGATTCGAGGAGTCAGACGGAACGAGACAATTCAGCGCGTGCGTGAAAGCGATCAGATTATTTCGGATACGGTACATCTGAATGCAGATGCAGTAGCAGCTCAGATTGAGAAGATTCATACAGAGGAAACGACAGCTCTTTTTTATAATAATGAGCAGACATTAAGAAGTGTGATTGAAAAATATGGCAAGTAA
- a CDS encoding transposase, translating to MPYVSGFDRDQLMCCSWDTFVDKESIARIIDAFVNHLDIGKYGVKPVAAEGRPSYDPKSLYKIYIYGSRKGIRSSRKLAESCKVNLEVKWMIGGVEPDFRTIADFRKNNIDSLKEIFYEFNRRISGAVEWGFSSVDGTKIQADNAKDNNFTKNKLDDRIKWLNGHTDEYLRILNEMDKQEETDVISGELTRESLEAKLKEAQERLARYEGYQKLMEETGVSQLSITDADAKLMKNKNGFTVAYNPQTAVDSETHLIRDFQMTNQVTDHGLLESTMQGIKSSEPEKIIEVVADKGYEAVEDMVECLENGIIPHVMTDDGKDGYHIEIPYEETETDTASTEPEELKKALHAGKLPEVYAEVIQDMKVETVRRKVVDEKRENSSVYGSPEEMQEKAKEGYFVRDPERNLVYCPAGEILRQKSIKKNGNIRYANKNACKHCPNRNKCYKGKGEWKEIDFTKDQLVKPCKGWLEAEGKKPEETKTGEKWHYEKRKVVGGETQAIE from the coding sequence ATGCCATATGTTTCAGGTTTCGACCGTGACCAGCTGATGTGCTGTTCATGGGATACGTTTGTAGATAAAGAAAGTATTGCAAGGATAATTGATGCGTTTGTGAACCATCTTGATATAGGGAAATACGGTGTAAAACCTGTGGCAGCAGAAGGCCGTCCATCTTACGATCCTAAGAGCCTTTATAAGATATATATTTACGGAAGCAGGAAAGGTATCCGTTCTTCACGGAAACTGGCTGAAAGCTGTAAAGTAAATCTTGAAGTGAAATGGATGATCGGAGGTGTAGAACCGGATTTTCGCACCATTGCAGATTTCAGGAAAAACAACATAGACAGCCTGAAAGAGATTTTTTATGAATTCAACCGCCGGATCTCCGGTGCAGTGGAATGGGGATTTTCTTCCGTGGATGGAACAAAGATCCAGGCGGATAACGCAAAAGATAACAACTTCACCAAAAACAAACTGGATGACAGGATCAAATGGCTGAATGGCCATACAGATGAGTATCTAAGGATCCTGAATGAAATGGACAAGCAGGAAGAAACAGACGTGATTTCAGGAGAACTGACAAGAGAAAGTCTTGAAGCCAAGTTAAAAGAAGCACAGGAGAGACTTGCCAGATACGAAGGTTATCAGAAGCTGATGGAAGAAACCGGGGTATCCCAGCTTTCGATCACAGATGCGGATGCAAAACTCATGAAAAATAAAAATGGGTTTACAGTAGCATATAACCCACAGACGGCGGTAGATTCTGAAACACATCTGATCCGAGATTTTCAGATGACCAATCAGGTAACCGACCATGGATTGCTGGAAAGTACGATGCAGGGGATAAAGAGCTCTGAACCGGAAAAGATCATAGAAGTAGTAGCAGATAAAGGTTATGAAGCTGTGGAAGATATGGTGGAGTGTCTGGAGAACGGTATTATCCCACATGTCATGACAGATGATGGAAAAGACGGTTATCACATAGAAATTCCTTATGAAGAGACAGAAACGGATACTGCCAGCACAGAGCCGGAAGAACTAAAGAAAGCACTGCATGCAGGTAAGCTACCGGAAGTTTATGCAGAAGTGATACAGGATATGAAGGTAGAAACAGTCCGTCGTAAAGTGGTGGATGAAAAACGGGAAAACAGCAGTGTTTATGGAAGTCCTGAGGAAATGCAGGAAAAAGCAAAAGAAGGTTATTTTGTCAGAGATCCTGAGAGAAACCTGGTATACTGTCCGGCTGGGGAAATCCTGAGACAGAAGAGCATAAAGAAAAACGGGAATATCCGCTATGCCAATAAAAATGCGTGTAAACATTGCCCGAACCGCAATAAGTGTTACAAGGGAAAAGGCGAATGGAAAGAGATCGACTTTACCAAAGATCAGCTGGTAAAACCATGTAAGGGCTGGCTGGAAGCCGAAGGAAAGAAGCCGGAGGAAACGAAAACGGGTGAAAAATGGCATTATGAAAAAAGAAAGGTTGTGGGGGGCGAAACGCAAGCCATTGAATAG